One part of the Humulus lupulus chromosome 9, drHumLupu1.1, whole genome shotgun sequence genome encodes these proteins:
- the LOC133799998 gene encoding uncharacterized protein LOC133799998 — protein sequence MIEGIVLGHKISRHGIEEDRAKISTIENLPPPLSVKGVRSFLGHAGFYRRLIKDFSKILKPLSSLLMNGVVFNFYSDCLRAFNTLKEKLVSTPIVVSPNWELPFELMCDANDYAVGAELLAIVFAFDKFKPYLIGNKMLVPLVRIVIVAKGPGISRRDQIPMNGILEVELFDVCGIDFMGPFPSSYNNKYILLAVEYISKWVEVAASSTCDGKEVFKFLHKNIFTLFGTPREIISDRGSHFYNKSFIALCAHYGVHHRKALFYHPLANGQAEVSNKEIKSILEKTVNTSMTDCSKKLDDSLWGY from the exons aTGATAGAAGGTATAGTCTTGGGCCACAAGATTTCACGCCATGGAATTGAGGAAGACAGAGCCAAGATATCGACAATAGAAAATTTacctcctccattgtctgttaaAGGGGTTCGTAGTTTTTTGGGCCAtgctggattttataggaggCTCATAAAGGACTTTTCAAAAATTTTGAAGCCTTTATCTTCTCtacttatgaatggtgtggtATTTAACTTTTATTCTGACTGTTTAAGGGCATTTAACACATTGAAGGAGAAATTGGTATCTACTCCGATTGTAGTATCACCAAATTGGGAACttccttttgaattaatgtgtgatgCTAATGATTATGCAGTAGGAGCG gaattacttgcaatTGTCTTTGCATTCGACAAGTTCAagccatatttaattggtaataag atgctagtgCCTTTGGTAAGAATTGTGATCGTTGCCAAAGGACCAGGaatatcaagaagagatcaaataCCAATGAATGGAattttggaagttgagttgtttgatgtgTGCGGCATAGATTTTATGGGGCCTTTCCCATCATCCTATAATAATAAGTACATTTTGCTGGCAGTAGAATATatttctaaatgggtggaagttgCAGCAAGTTCTACTTGTGATGGTAAGGAAGTATTTAAAtttcttcataaaaatatttttaccctGTTTGGTACTCCAAGAGAAATTATTAGTGACAGAGGTAGTCATTTCTATAATAAATCATTCATAGCTTTATGTGCTCATTATGGAGTTCATCATCGGAAGGCCCTGTTTTATCATCCACTTGCTAATGGTCAAGCTGAAGTGTCCAACAAGGAGATTAAAAGTATTTTAGAGAAAACTGTAAACACATCAATGACAGATTGCTCAAAAAAGCTTGATGATTCATTGTGGGGATATTGA